From the Bombus pascuorum chromosome 7, iyBomPasc1.1, whole genome shotgun sequence genome, one window contains:
- the LOC132908950 gene encoding PHD finger protein 20 isoform X3, whose product MKRRRVASHVKRISLVRTMRMARKCCVRSCEADVQDVRTRGLPLHKFPKDINLRNRWLTSGGFEASFKPSPGQVVCHRHFKRADYEAAKGHKLLLRKGSVPSVFADYDNHPDPVIMSVKSSTSYAQEDLDLINSEILNLEQSTSSLNSGLRTLKSNNCGETCSSRPEPSVNSFNLIDSSELLDNGCKNINVKEENVYTVKQEINKNSEIEVNSMAVQLGIVESDIAIKHIQKDLAIKEELKSMEVEDEKTFDKPEELKPKIFNRGGLKFFPGAKLEAKDFNEKWYSAKVVETDWDEREVLIRFDKWSSRFDEWIPMDSSRLRVLQTQSNEQTWNLPSQETKMKDFSMGERILATWADGRKYPAKVNAVLGNDKYDVLFDDGYTKTIKSSKMTKIATTVTKQPSQTEEYIGSKQERRDKKRKHTVMELFHTHYRKRSKNETDKLIKKEGIIVNENVECHSENKIDLDGTLFGPCYDPGTDLLRGFDTNVSKMKAYPKKSKKEASKNEIDQVEDVGPEWIDGEPQGTESYIVDGNDGPRRSIIVADRRLPPGWQKHFTQRKAGTSAGKWDVLFLHKSSGKKFRSKNDIRAFMENQGQFDFDPEKFDFCIHRKKKNQSQKVKQDIVVDTPKKIKTLLPKTKATAITENSLSVPPSTPVTTLLSTSSTSIKDGEMEDSAYKCPKQGCSKTFRKENLLQMHIKHYHPEYSKFLGSTPNVADLAYARTIGESVEDIIPKKSNNLLEKCNKFGKRKFIQDKSLYVSSSSVTSTLQPISPTAIVPTTVETEDEVDQMEKSNDAQTDDIKMDRMSPSSSHSLDMDDEVEQKQEDTCAMSPGTLFDMKIREEKTQSGIKTLLPVRPAMSSESQRIDRSKSLDEAIHIDKIKGQRKRQLSEYSSDALNRSKRRHEFPDEYSELDDSTMDIEGTGPTTPTYRYSRRKSDSRSDENSQSSQLNDSRVEKDDPLKGNIGKKDTNDGEENEGVMMMINGEMVKVEQLRREEIINCTCGFMEEDGLMIQCDLCLCWQHGHCNAIEKEKDVPEKYVCFICRNPYRQRLSKKYFHDQDWIKEGKLPTLSSRTKNQHRVNQRIAMLKRSYDLVAALLHIQQVLHSLRVKINVAQKKDHPKLYLWAKNWEKVEVPKPNVTPVPIMEIMKVGKECTEIPSETEVKTETKFSLRDDHDEKSIASDSELMKILEEDNITPDESKINGKKEDIIHQTKSHILLDALTKNDTSEGKYTNSLPSEVKTDRDLLTNQSDIYENNVSPTTISANHIHEELNEHEMSAPLQPFIPQPEAPIDPGECRMRLIEHIEHFQHHIDAKLTFIEAEVRALEAMDPEDTSTLDVQPRTKQTVQMLVRDLNTVRKLAALC is encoded by the exons ATGAAGCGACGACGTGTAGCGTCGCATGTTAAAAGGATATCGCTTGTGAGAACAATGAGAATGGCGCGCAAATGTTGCGTGCGTAGCTGTGAGGCCGATGTGCAAGATGTGCGTACTAGAGGGTTACCGCTtcataaatttccaaaagatattaatttaaggAACAGATGGTTGACTAGTGGTGGATTCGAAGCGAGCTTTAAACCTTCACCAGGTCAGGTTGTTTGTCATAGACACTTCAAACGAGCTGACTACGAAGCTGCTAAAGGACATAAATTACTTCTACGTAAGGGTAGCGTTCCGTCGGTTTTTGCAGATTATGACAATCATCCAG ATCCTGTAATTATGTCTGTAAAATCATCAACTTCCTATGCGCAAGAAGATTTAGATCTTATTAATTCTGAAATTCTGAACTTAGAACAATCTACCTCTTCACTGAATTCTGGTCTCAGAACATTAAAGTCTAATAATTGTGGAGAAACATGTTCGTCTCGACCGGAACCATCAGTTAATTCCTTCAATTTAATAGATTCATCAGAATTACTTGATAATGGATGTAAGAACATTAatgtgaaagaagaaaatgtatatactGTGAAACaagagataaataaaaattcagaaatagAAGTGAATTCTATGGCAGTGCAATTAGGTATTGTTGAATCTGATATAGCAATAAAACATATACAAAAAGATTTGGCCATTAAGGAAGAATTGAAAAGTATGGAAGTGGAAGATGAAAAAACATTTGATAAACCAGAAGAACTTAAaccaaaaatttttaatcgaggTGGACTAAAATTTTTTCCCGGAGCCAAATTGGAAGCGAaagatttcaatgaaaaatg GTATTCAGCGAAAGTAGTTGAAACTGATTGGGATGAACGAGAAGTATTGATACGTTTTGACAAGTGGAGTTCAAGGTTTGATGAATGGATACCTATGGATAGTTCAAGATTACGTGTATTGCAAACACAATCAaa cgAACAAACCTGGAATCTACCATCTCA ggaaacaaaaatgaaagacTTTTCAATGGGAGAAAGGATACTTGCTACGTGGGCTGATGGTAGAAAATATCCTGCTAAAGTAAATGCCGTCTTAGGAAACG ataAATATGATGTACTGTTTGATGATGGATATACAAAGACAATTAAATCGtcaaaaatgacaaaaattgCTACAACAGTCACAAAG CAACCTAGTCAAACTGAAGAATATATAGGAAGCAAGCAAGAAAGAAGggataagaaaagaaagcatACAGTGATGGAGTTATTTCATACACATTATAGAAAACGttcaaaaaatgaaacagataaattaataaaaaaggaaggaattaTAGTTAATGAAAATGTTGAATGCCAttcggaaaataaaattgatttagaTGGAACTTTATTTGGGCCCTGCTATGATCCAGGCACAGATTTATTACGTGGGTTTGACACCAATGTGTCTAAAATGAAAGCTTATcctaaaaaaagtaaaaaggaaGCATCTAAGAATGAAATAGATCAAGTAGAAGATGTGGGTCCTGAATGGATTGATGGAGAACCTCAGGGAACTGAATCTTATATAGTGGATGGAAATGATG GACCACGTCGATCAATAATAGTTGCAGACAGAAGATTACCGCCTGGATGGCAAAAACATTTTACTCAAAGAAAAGCTGGTACATCAGCTGGAAAATGGGATGTCCTATTTCTTCATAAATCAAGTGGGAAAAAATTTAGatcaaaaaatgatattagggcatttatggaaaatcaGGGGCAATTCGACTTTGATccagaaaaatttgatttttgcattcatcgaaaaaagaaaaatcaaagtcAAAAAGTAAAACAAGATATCGTTGTGGATACTCCAAAAAAAATTAAGACTTTATTGCCTAAAACAAAGGCAACAGCAATAACTGAGAATTCTTTATCTGTTCCCCCAAGTACACCAGTTACAACATTATTATCTACATCAAGTACATCTATTAAAGATGGTG AAATGGAGGACAGTGCTTATAAATGTCCGAAACAAGGGTGTAGTAAAACATTTAGGAAGGAAAATCTTCTACAAATGCATATAAAACATTATCATCcagaatattcgaaatttttgGGATCTACACCAAATGTTGCAGATTTAGCTTATGCAAGGACAATTGGGGAATCTGTTGAAGATATTATTCCAAAAAAGTCAAATAATTTGTTAGAAAAGTGCAATAAAtttggaaagagaaaatttattcaagaTAAATCATTGTATGTTTCATCATCTTCTGTAACAAGCACTCTTCAACCTATATCGCCAACAGCAATTGTACCAACAACAGTAGAAACAGAGGATGAAGTAGACCAAATGGAAAAATCCAATGATGCGCAAACAGACGATATTAAAATGGATAGAATGTCTCCAAGTTCTAGTCATAGTTTAGATATGGATGACGAAGTAGAACAAAAACAGGAAGATACATGTGCAATGTCACCAGGAACACTATTTGATATGAAAATTAGGGAAGAAAAAACGCAAAGTGGCATTAAGACACTTCTTCCGGTAAGACCAGCCATGTCTTCAGAATCACAGCGAATTGATAGATCAAAGTCTTTAGATGAAGCTATTCATATCGACAAAATTAAAGGACAAAGGAAACGACAATTATCAGAATATAGTTCTGATGCATTAAACAGAAGTAAAAGGCGACATG AATTTCCGGACGAGTATAGCGAGTTAGATGATAGTACTATGGATATAGAAGGAACAGGACCGACTACACCCACGTATAGATATAGTCGCAGAAAATCAGATTCAAGAAGTGATGAAAATAGCCAAAGTA gTCAACTAAATGATTCGCGTGTTGAAAAAGATGATCCTTTGAAAGGGAATATTGGTAAAAAAGATACTAATGATGGGGAag AGAATGAAGGAGTTATGATGATGATCAATGGTGAAATGGTGAAAGTTGAGCAGCTTCGTAgggaagaaataataaattgcacTTGTGGATTTATGGAAGAAGATGGATTGATGATTCAATGCGACCTTTGTTTGTGTTGGCAACATGGTCACTGCAATGcaatagaaaaggaaaaggatgTACCTGAGAAAtatgtttgttttatttgtcGAAATCCATATCGGCAACGATTatccaaaaaatattttcacgatcAAGATTGGATAAAAGAGGGAAAGTTACCAACATTATCTAGCCGAACAAAAAATCAGCATCGAGTTAATCAAAGAATAGCTATGTTAAAACGTTCTTATGATTTAGTTGCTGCTCTTTTACACATTCAGCAAGTTTTACACAGTTTAAGAGTAAAAATCAATGTAGCTCA aaagaaagatcATCCAAAGCTATATCTGTGGGCCAAAAATTGGGAAAAAGTTGAAGTACCAAAACCAAATGTCACACCAGTACCAATCATGGAGATTATGAAAGTAGGAAAAGAGTGTACAGAAATTCCAAGTGAAACTGAAgtaaaaactgaaacaaagTTCAGTTTAAGAGATGATCATGATGAAAAGTCGATAGCCTCAGATTCAGAATTAATGAAGATATTAGAAGAAGATAATATAACTCCAGATGAATCTAAAATTAACGgcaaaaaagaagatattataCATCAAACTAAAAGTCATATTCTTCTCGATGCACTTACGAAAAATGATACTTCAGaaggaaaatatacaaactcATTACCTTCAGAGGTGAAAACAGATAgag atttgTTAACCAATCAATCAGATATATACGAGAATAACGTATCTCCCACAACTATATCAGCGAATCACATACATGAAGAACTAAATGAACATGAAATGTCAGCACCGTTGCAACCTTTCATACCACAACCAGAAGCGCCAATTGACCCAGGAGAATGTCGAATGCGATTAATAGAACACATAGAACATTTTCAACATCATATAGATgcaaaattaacatttatcgAGGCAGAAGTTCGTG cTTTAGAAGCCATGGATCCTGAAGATACATCTACCTTAGATGTTCAGCCTCGAACTAAACAAACGGTTCAAATGCTTGTTCGAGATTTAAACACCGTGCGAAAATTAGCTGCTTTGtgttga
- the LOC132908950 gene encoding PHD finger protein 20 isoform X4, translating to MKRRRVASHVKRISLVRTMRMARKCCVRSCEADVQDVRTRGLPLHKFPKDINLRNRWLTSGGFEASFKPSPGQVVCHRHFKRADYEAAKGHKLLLRKGSVPSVFADYDNHPDPVIMSVKSSTSYAQEDLDLINSEILNLEQSTSSLNSGLRTLKSNNCGETCSSRPEPSVNSFNLIDSSELLDNGCKNINVKEENVYTVKQEINKNSEIEVNSMAVQLGIVESDIAIKHIQKDLAIKEELKSMEVEDEKTFDKPEELKPKIFNRGGLKFFPGAKLEAKDFNEKWYSAKVVETDWDEREVLIRFDKWSSRFDEWIPMDSSRLRVLQTQSKETKMKDFSMGERILATWADGRKYPAKVNAVLGNDKYDVLFDDGYTKTIKSSKMTKIATTVTKQPSQTEEYIGSKQERRDKKRKHTVMELFHTHYRKRSKNETDKLIKKEGIIVNENVECHSENKIDLDGTLFGPCYDPGTDLLRGFDTNVSKMKAYPKKSKKEASKNEIDQVEDVGPEWIDGEPQGTESYIVDGNDGPRRSIIVADRRLPPGWQKHFTQRKAGTSAGKWDVLFLHKSSGKKFRSKNDIRAFMENQGQFDFDPEKFDFCIHRKKKNQSQKVKQDIVVDTPKKIKTLLPKTKATAITENSLSVPPSTPVTTLLSTSSTSIKDGAVFIGGLRVEMEDSAYKCPKQGCSKTFRKENLLQMHIKHYHPEYSKFLGSTPNVADLAYARTIGESVEDIIPKKSNNLLEKCNKFGKRKFIQDKSLYVSSSSVTSTLQPISPTAIVPTTVETEDEVDQMEKSNDAQTDDIKMDRMSPSSSHSLDMDDEVEQKQEDTCAMSPGTLFDMKIREEKTQSGIKTLLPVRPAMSSESQRIDRSKSLDEAIHIDKIKGQRKRQLSEYSSDALNRSKRRHEFPDEYSELDDSTMDIEGTGPTTPTYRYSRRKSDSRSDENSQSSQLNDSRVEKDDPLKGNIGKKDTNDGEENEGVMMMINGEMVKVEQLRREEIINCTCGFMEEDGLMIQCDLCLCWQHGHCNAIEKEKDVPEKYVCFICRNPYRQRLSKKYFHDQDWIKEGKLPTLSSRTKNQHRVNQRIAMLKRSYDLVAALLHIQQVLHSLRVKINVAQKKDHPKLYLWAKNWEKVEVPKPNVTPVPIMEIMKVGKECTEIPSETEVKTETKFSLRDDHDEKSIASDSELMKILEEDNITPDESKINGKKEDIIHQTKSHILLDALTKNDTSEGKYTNSLPSEVKTDRDLLTNQSDIYENNVSPTTISANHIHEELNEHEMSAPLQPFIPQPEAPIDPGECRMRLIEHIEHFQHHIDAKLTFIEAEVRALEAMDPEDTSTLDVQPRTKQTVQMLVRDLNTVRKLAALC from the exons ATGAAGCGACGACGTGTAGCGTCGCATGTTAAAAGGATATCGCTTGTGAGAACAATGAGAATGGCGCGCAAATGTTGCGTGCGTAGCTGTGAGGCCGATGTGCAAGATGTGCGTACTAGAGGGTTACCGCTtcataaatttccaaaagatattaatttaaggAACAGATGGTTGACTAGTGGTGGATTCGAAGCGAGCTTTAAACCTTCACCAGGTCAGGTTGTTTGTCATAGACACTTCAAACGAGCTGACTACGAAGCTGCTAAAGGACATAAATTACTTCTACGTAAGGGTAGCGTTCCGTCGGTTTTTGCAGATTATGACAATCATCCAG ATCCTGTAATTATGTCTGTAAAATCATCAACTTCCTATGCGCAAGAAGATTTAGATCTTATTAATTCTGAAATTCTGAACTTAGAACAATCTACCTCTTCACTGAATTCTGGTCTCAGAACATTAAAGTCTAATAATTGTGGAGAAACATGTTCGTCTCGACCGGAACCATCAGTTAATTCCTTCAATTTAATAGATTCATCAGAATTACTTGATAATGGATGTAAGAACATTAatgtgaaagaagaaaatgtatatactGTGAAACaagagataaataaaaattcagaaatagAAGTGAATTCTATGGCAGTGCAATTAGGTATTGTTGAATCTGATATAGCAATAAAACATATACAAAAAGATTTGGCCATTAAGGAAGAATTGAAAAGTATGGAAGTGGAAGATGAAAAAACATTTGATAAACCAGAAGAACTTAAaccaaaaatttttaatcgaggTGGACTAAAATTTTTTCCCGGAGCCAAATTGGAAGCGAaagatttcaatgaaaaatg GTATTCAGCGAAAGTAGTTGAAACTGATTGGGATGAACGAGAAGTATTGATACGTTTTGACAAGTGGAGTTCAAGGTTTGATGAATGGATACCTATGGATAGTTCAAGATTACGTGTATTGCAAACACAATCAaa ggaaacaaaaatgaaagacTTTTCAATGGGAGAAAGGATACTTGCTACGTGGGCTGATGGTAGAAAATATCCTGCTAAAGTAAATGCCGTCTTAGGAAACG ataAATATGATGTACTGTTTGATGATGGATATACAAAGACAATTAAATCGtcaaaaatgacaaaaattgCTACAACAGTCACAAAG CAACCTAGTCAAACTGAAGAATATATAGGAAGCAAGCAAGAAAGAAGggataagaaaagaaagcatACAGTGATGGAGTTATTTCATACACATTATAGAAAACGttcaaaaaatgaaacagataaattaataaaaaaggaaggaattaTAGTTAATGAAAATGTTGAATGCCAttcggaaaataaaattgatttagaTGGAACTTTATTTGGGCCCTGCTATGATCCAGGCACAGATTTATTACGTGGGTTTGACACCAATGTGTCTAAAATGAAAGCTTATcctaaaaaaagtaaaaaggaaGCATCTAAGAATGAAATAGATCAAGTAGAAGATGTGGGTCCTGAATGGATTGATGGAGAACCTCAGGGAACTGAATCTTATATAGTGGATGGAAATGATG GACCACGTCGATCAATAATAGTTGCAGACAGAAGATTACCGCCTGGATGGCAAAAACATTTTACTCAAAGAAAAGCTGGTACATCAGCTGGAAAATGGGATGTCCTATTTCTTCATAAATCAAGTGGGAAAAAATTTAGatcaaaaaatgatattagggcatttatggaaaatcaGGGGCAATTCGACTTTGATccagaaaaatttgatttttgcattcatcgaaaaaagaaaaatcaaagtcAAAAAGTAAAACAAGATATCGTTGTGGATACTCCAAAAAAAATTAAGACTTTATTGCCTAAAACAAAGGCAACAGCAATAACTGAGAATTCTTTATCTGTTCCCCCAAGTACACCAGTTACAACATTATTATCTACATCAAGTACATCTATTAAAGATGGTG CTGTTTTTATTGGTGGACTTCGAGTAGAAATGGAGGACAGTGCTTATAAATGTCCGAAACAAGGGTGTAGTAAAACATTTAGGAAGGAAAATCTTCTACAAATGCATATAAAACATTATCATCcagaatattcgaaatttttgGGATCTACACCAAATGTTGCAGATTTAGCTTATGCAAGGACAATTGGGGAATCTGTTGAAGATATTATTCCAAAAAAGTCAAATAATTTGTTAGAAAAGTGCAATAAAtttggaaagagaaaatttattcaagaTAAATCATTGTATGTTTCATCATCTTCTGTAACAAGCACTCTTCAACCTATATCGCCAACAGCAATTGTACCAACAACAGTAGAAACAGAGGATGAAGTAGACCAAATGGAAAAATCCAATGATGCGCAAACAGACGATATTAAAATGGATAGAATGTCTCCAAGTTCTAGTCATAGTTTAGATATGGATGACGAAGTAGAACAAAAACAGGAAGATACATGTGCAATGTCACCAGGAACACTATTTGATATGAAAATTAGGGAAGAAAAAACGCAAAGTGGCATTAAGACACTTCTTCCGGTAAGACCAGCCATGTCTTCAGAATCACAGCGAATTGATAGATCAAAGTCTTTAGATGAAGCTATTCATATCGACAAAATTAAAGGACAAAGGAAACGACAATTATCAGAATATAGTTCTGATGCATTAAACAGAAGTAAAAGGCGACATG AATTTCCGGACGAGTATAGCGAGTTAGATGATAGTACTATGGATATAGAAGGAACAGGACCGACTACACCCACGTATAGATATAGTCGCAGAAAATCAGATTCAAGAAGTGATGAAAATAGCCAAAGTA gTCAACTAAATGATTCGCGTGTTGAAAAAGATGATCCTTTGAAAGGGAATATTGGTAAAAAAGATACTAATGATGGGGAag AGAATGAAGGAGTTATGATGATGATCAATGGTGAAATGGTGAAAGTTGAGCAGCTTCGTAgggaagaaataataaattgcacTTGTGGATTTATGGAAGAAGATGGATTGATGATTCAATGCGACCTTTGTTTGTGTTGGCAACATGGTCACTGCAATGcaatagaaaaggaaaaggatgTACCTGAGAAAtatgtttgttttatttgtcGAAATCCATATCGGCAACGATTatccaaaaaatattttcacgatcAAGATTGGATAAAAGAGGGAAAGTTACCAACATTATCTAGCCGAACAAAAAATCAGCATCGAGTTAATCAAAGAATAGCTATGTTAAAACGTTCTTATGATTTAGTTGCTGCTCTTTTACACATTCAGCAAGTTTTACACAGTTTAAGAGTAAAAATCAATGTAGCTCA aaagaaagatcATCCAAAGCTATATCTGTGGGCCAAAAATTGGGAAAAAGTTGAAGTACCAAAACCAAATGTCACACCAGTACCAATCATGGAGATTATGAAAGTAGGAAAAGAGTGTACAGAAATTCCAAGTGAAACTGAAgtaaaaactgaaacaaagTTCAGTTTAAGAGATGATCATGATGAAAAGTCGATAGCCTCAGATTCAGAATTAATGAAGATATTAGAAGAAGATAATATAACTCCAGATGAATCTAAAATTAACGgcaaaaaagaagatattataCATCAAACTAAAAGTCATATTCTTCTCGATGCACTTACGAAAAATGATACTTCAGaaggaaaatatacaaactcATTACCTTCAGAGGTGAAAACAGATAgag atttgTTAACCAATCAATCAGATATATACGAGAATAACGTATCTCCCACAACTATATCAGCGAATCACATACATGAAGAACTAAATGAACATGAAATGTCAGCACCGTTGCAACCTTTCATACCACAACCAGAAGCGCCAATTGACCCAGGAGAATGTCGAATGCGATTAATAGAACACATAGAACATTTTCAACATCATATAGATgcaaaattaacatttatcgAGGCAGAAGTTCGTG cTTTAGAAGCCATGGATCCTGAAGATACATCTACCTTAGATGTTCAGCCTCGAACTAAACAAACGGTTCAAATGCTTGTTCGAGATTTAAACACCGTGCGAAAATTAGCTGCTTTGtgttga